TCACCTTTTACTTGCCCTTTTGTCTGATGAAGAGTCACCTCTTGCCAAATATTTGGAAAAGAGGGGTGTAGACAGGAAGGAATTTTACAAAAGGATCGGCGAGTACATAAAGAGGTTAAAAGAGCAGATAGATAAAGCTGTACATCAAGAGGCGCAACACCTTATTGATCTAAGAAGCAAGATAATGGAGGTGAAATCAAACATAGGATCTGTCCAGATGGAGCTTGAAAAGATTAAAAGGTCGAAGGAAGACATTCGCAGGGAGATGGAGAGGGCAAGAAGGTATGGAGATTACTGGAGTTTGCAGAGCCTTCAGGTGGAGTACACGAGGCTTGAAAGCATAGAAAGACAGTATGAGAGGGAACTTGAAAGTGTAGAAAAAAGTTTGTCTTCTGTATTCAAGCAAGAGGACGTGAGATCCTTTCTTGAAAATCGTCTAACCATAGATGGGCTTATAAGAAAAGCTTTGGAAGATAGCGCACTTTTGAAGCAGATAAAAGAGCTTGGGTTGTCTACCGAAAGGATAAGGGACCTTATAGCCAAAAGGGTGTTTGGAAAAGAACCGTCCTTTGATTACTCAGAAAACTTAGTAAAAGTTATGGAAAAGGCTCAGAACAAAGCACTACAGGAAGGACTATCCCGTGTAGAGCCTTATCATATAGCATCTGCACTCATAGAGGCTAAGGAAACCATAGGAGGTAAATTATTAGAAGATATCTTAGGAGGTGAAAAGATGAAAGACGTAACGCAAGAGCTGAAAGAGGAGGAAAAGTCTCCTTTAGAAAGGTTCGGCGTAAGCCTCACCCAGATGGCAAAAGATGGCAAGCTTGATCCTGTGATAGGCAGGGAAAGAGAGATAAATCAAGTTATTGAGGTGCTTTTAAGAAGAACAAAAAATAATCCTGTGCTTGTTGGAGATCCTGGCGTTGGCAAAACAGCTATAGTAGAAGGGCTGGCTCAAAGGATAGCAAATAGGGAAGTACCTGCCGAGCTTCAGGATAAGGAGATCGTGGCTATTGATATGGGTTCTCTATTAGCAGGTTCTAAATACAGAGGAGAGTTTGAAGAGAGACTTAAAAAACTTTTAGATGAGGTAAAACAGAAAGGAAACGTGATACTTTTCATAGATGAAATACACACGGTCGTAGGTGCGGGAAGAGCGGAAGGAGCTGTTGACGCGAGCAATATGCTAAAGCCACCTCTTGCAAGAGGTGAGATAAGGGTTATAGGGGCAACAACAGTGGACGAATATAGAAAATATATAGAGAAAGATCCAGCACTTGAGAGGCGTTTCCAACCCATATACGTAGATGAACCAACAGAAGAAGAAACTTTAGAAATACTTAAGGGTCTGAAGCCTAAGCTGGAACAGCACCACAAGGTAAAGATATCCGATGAAGCCATAGAAGCTGCAGTTAAACTGACCAGAAGGTACGTAACTTTTAGAAAGCTTCCAGACAAGGCAATAGATGCCCTTGACCAGGCAAGTGCAAGAAAAAAGCTTTCTGTAGTTTCTTTACCACCTGAAATGCAGGAAGTTGAGAGAAAACTGAAAGCCATTGAAGATGACATACAGAAAGCTTACTTAGAAGGCAATTACGAAAGGGAAGCTCAACTAAAGATAAAGAAAGTACAGCTTGAAAAGGAAAAGCAAGAACTTCTTAATAAACTCGGCGGTACTGACGTAAAGATCCAAGAGATAAAAAAGCGCATGGAGGATCTGGATCAGGAGATCATAAAAGCCTCAGAAAGAGGCGATTACGAAAGAGAGGCACAGCTAAAAATAGAGAAAGTTAAACTTGAAAAGGAACTCAAGGAGTTAGAAAGCAAAAAGGCTCAAGCTCTCGTAGTTGGATGGGATGATGTTGCTCAGGTGGTGTCCGAGTGGACAGGCATACCAGTATCAAAGCTGAAAGAAGAGGAAATGCAAAGACTCCTCAGACTTGAGGAAGAGCTACACAAAAGGGTCATAGATCAAGAACATGCTGTGAAAGCCGTAGCAGAGGCTATAAGGAGGGCGAGAGCCGGACTCAAAGATCCAAAAAGACCCATAGCCACATTCCTCTTTTTAGGACCAACAGGCGTAGGAAAGACAGAGCTTTCCAAAGCTCTCGCAGAACTTCTCTTCGGTGACGAAGAAGCACTTATAAGACTTGATATGTCAGAATTTAAAGAAGAGCATAGTTTGGCAAAGCTCATAGGAGCACCTCCGGGTTACGTAGGTTACGAAGAGGGTGGAAAGCTTACGGAAGCTGTCAGAAGGAAGCCATACTCGGTGATTTTGCTTGATGAGATAGAAAAAGCTCACCCACGCATTTTTGACCTTTTCTTACAAGTTTTTGATGATGGGAGGTTAACGGATTCTCACGGAAGGACTGTTGATTTTAGGAACACTGTAATAATAATGACATCCAACATAGGATCTCAGTATCTTCTGAGCATATCAATTGATGGTGATGAAGAATCCGTGCAGAGCGAGTTTGAGAGGGCAAAGGTAAAGGTACTTGAAGAATTAAAGTACTTTTTCAGACCCGAGTTTTTAAACAGGATAGATGAAGTGATAGTCTTTAAGCCTTTAACTATGAAGGAGCTTCTTCAAATAATAGATCTTCTTGTTGCATCAATAAATGAGCGTCTCAAGGAAAAAAATATAAGACTAACCTTGAGTGAGGAGGCAAAAAAGGAGCTTGTAAAACTCGGATACGATCCCGCTTACGGTGCAAGACCTCTAAGAAGGGTGCTACAGAAATACTTAGAAACTCCTCTCGCTGATAGAATCATAAAGGGTGAGATAAAGGAAGGTATGAAGGTGCTCGTAGAGTATGATGGAAATGGCTTATCTTTCGTGAGCAGTTAACATAAAAAAGGTAGTTCACCCTTCTCTACCTTGCAATACGATCTTAATCGGGGAGTATCTTACATTCAGATACTCCCTCAATCTTCTCACAAAGAACCTTTTATAGCTTTCCTTCCAACCTTCCTGATCGTTTGTAATAATCACAATGGTAGGGGGTTTTGTTCCGTCCTGAAATGCATAATATACCTTAACTTCCTTACCTCCGTGAAGGGGTGGAGCTTTCTCTTTGAGCACTTTTTGGACAGCTCTGTTTACGAAAGACGTTTTGTGTTCTTTGGTGTAATCTCCATAGACGGACACTATACTCTCGAGAAGTTCCTTTATACCTTCTCTTCTTACAGCCGAGGTAAGTACTACAGGTGCAAAATCAATAAAGTAGAATTTTTCCTTTATGTACCTTTGCGTTTGTTCCCTATCCCTGCCTATGAGATCAAACTTGTTACCTACTATAACACAGCCTTTGTACCTTCTTTCTATAAGTCCGGCTATTCTCTGATCCTGATGTGTTACACCTTCAGAAACATCCACCACAAGACACACTACATCCGACATATCAATGGATTTTATAGCTCTCCCAACGGAGAAGAATTCCACACCGTACTCTATCCTTGTTCTTTTCCTTATACCTGCAGTATCTATGAGGACAAACTCCTGATCTCTATAAGTGAAGGGTATCTCTACAGCATCTCTTGTTGTACCAGCCACCGGAGACACTATTACCCTTTCGCTTCCCAGAAGAGCATTTATCAAGGATGACTTACCAACATTGGGTCTTCCTACAAAGGATACTTTTATACCGCTATAATCAAGCCCTGTAGGTTCATTACTGAGAAATTCATATACTACATCAAGAAGTTCCCCAACACCTATACCGTGCTGTGCGGACACTAAAAATACCCTTTCAAACCCCAACGAATAAAAATCATATATATGTCTCTGTACCACTCTGTTATCCACTTTGTTAACTACCAGAAGAACTTTCTCCTTGTATGGGTACAAAAGCTTAGCTATATACTGATCCAAAGCTGTTAAACCTTCCCTTCCATCAGTAACAAACAAAATAACTCTTGCCCGAGAGAGTGCATCTTTTACTTGTCCTGCTATCTTTTGTGAAAGCTCATCGCCCTTCTCAAAGATACCTCCCGTATCTGCCACTACAAACCTTTTGTCTTTCCAATAAGCTTCCGATTCTATTATGTCTCTTGTAACACCGGGAAGATCATGAACTATACTCTTCTTTCTACCTACTATCCTGTTAAAGAGAGTAGATTTGCCCACATTAGGTCTTCCAACTATGAGAACCCAGTTTTTCATCTGTAGATTATAACCTTCTCAAAGTGCAGTTAGCAACCGCTTGGTATAGGGATGTTCAGGATTATCAAATATGTTAAAAACATCCTTTTCCTCTACTATGACTCCATCCTTTAAAACTATAACTCTGTCTGCTACCTCAGCCACTACACCAAAGTCATGTGTTACAAGTACTATAGCTTTCCCCTTATCTTTTAAGTGCCTGAAAAGGGAAAGTATCTTTTTTTGTACGGAAACATCGAGAGCTGTAGTCGGTTCGTCAGCCAAGATGAGTTCCGGATCGCAAATGGTAGCAATAGCTATGCATACCCTCTGCTTCATACCACCTGAGAGATGATGGGGATATGCGTTATAAACCCTTTCCGCATCCCTTATACCTGCATCTTTAAGAGCTTGAAGGGCTTTTTCTTTAACACCAGTTTTTCCAAAGTGAGCCACATATGCCTCTTCCACCTGAGTGCCTATCTTAAAAAGGGGATCCAAGTATGCTGAAGGCTCCTGGAACACCATAGAAATGTGCCTTCCTCTGAGCTTTCTGTAATGGTTGTCTGAAAGTCCAATAAGCTCTTTACCTTTGAACTTTATACTTCCGGAAACTTTTGCATACCTCGGTAAAAGACCCATTATGGCACTGAGTATAGAGGATTTCCCCGAACCAGATTCACCAACCACACACAGAACTTCCCCGAGATTTATAGAAAAGTTGATATCCCTGAGAGTGTGTTTCCCGCCGTACCAAAGATTTAAATTCTTTACCTCAAGTAACATTCACCACGCTTTCAAAAATAGGCTTTATTCTGTCGTATAGCTCATAAAGATCCTGAGAAATAACCTTAGTTTCGGACAGTACAGGCATAAAGTTAGTGTCTCCGTTCCATCTTGGTACTACGTGAAGGTGCAGATGGTCCTCAAGCCCTGCGCCAGCCGATCTGCCAAGATTGTATCCTAAATTGAATCCGTGGGGCTTAAGGCATGCCTGAAGAGCTTTTATACACGCTTTGGTAAGTTTGTGTATTTCCAGCGCTGTAAGATCATCAAGAGATAGCATATCCCCAGTGTGTTCTATTGGCGTAACCATAAGATGTCCAGCGTTATACGGATACTTGTTAAATATGACAAAAGCCCTTTGCCCCCTATAAAGCAGCAAAAATTCTCTCCACTTTTCCCTTGGTTGTTTTACAGCCTCGCAAAGAAAACATTCAGTAATTTGGCTTATGTTTTCTACGTAGTTTGTTCTCCAAGGAGCCCAAAGCATCTTCACAATCTAAGTAACCTCCTTATAGCTTTTTCCACATCCTCCTCTGAAGGGAGATAATCGTGCCGGTCAAGTTCCATAGTATCTCTAAAGTAAAGCACCGTAGGAAAGGTATATACACCCAGATCTTCAGCGCTCGTATTCTTTGACGTGTCCATATAATAAAAATTTATCTTGTCTCCATACAGCTTTTGAAATCTTGAGAGCAGTTTGTAGAAAGCTTCATTTTGATTATTATTTAACTGAGTAAAAACAACGACCGCTGGCTTTTCCCCTGCTATAGCTTTGTCATAAAGTTCTCTATCTGTTATCTCTTCAAATCCTTCAAACATATCAAGCCTCCACAGTTATAATTATAACCAAATAAGTATATACTATAGCTATGAAAAGGAGTATATACAGGCTCTTTGGCTTTTCCTTTCTTGCTTTAGGCACAGCGGGAATATTCCTGCCCTTACTTCCAACAATCCCCTTTTATCTGTTAGCCCTTCTCTTGCTGGCAAGAGCTTCAAAAAGGGATGTAGTGAAGCTTAAAAAACTACCCTTCGTAGGGGAGAAGATATACCAATACGTAAAAAAGAGCATAAGGTACATGAAGCGATGGAATACGTGCATGCCAAGTTCTTACACCTAATAGGTATATTCTTGTGGGCTTCTGCCTCTCCCTCCCTTGGTCTTTTCACGCTCTACTCTATGAAAAAGGAGACAGGTTGCAACCAGCACCTTCTTAGAAACTTTTATAGGTGGCTTACAAACCTTGAGATATTTGGCTTTTTGCTTGCCCTCTCTATGGGTCTTTACATGCTACACCTTCTTAGATACCACTTTGACATAAATTGGCTCAATTATAAGATACCCTTAGTCCTTGGAGTGCTTTTGCCTTTGGAGGTTCTAAACTTCTGGTTTGTCAATATTTACATTACAAAGGCTCGGGACAAGTTAAAAGCTTACGAAAGGTATGACCTCTTTAACTACACAGTGGCAGTACCTCTCATAGTGGTTTCCTTAGTGGTTATATACCTTGCGGTGGTAAAGCCTTGAGAGCTATATACCTTTTTAAAAGAGACCTAAGGATAAGGGACAACAGAGGGATCTGCGAGGCTTCAAGAAATTTTAAAGAACTTGTGCCTATTTTCATCTTTGACCCTAAGATAATAGAAGAGTTAAAAGCTCAAGGAGAGAGGCTCTATTATGTCTATAGAGCGGTAGAGGAGCTTTTAAAGAGCATAAGGCTTTACTGCTTCTACGAAGATACAGAAAGTGCTATAAGGAAAGCCATAAAGGTTGCAAAGCCAAAGGCTCTATACACAACCACTTCTTACAGCTGGAGCGGATTGCAAAGGCAGGAAGTAATAAGAAAGGTATGCAAAGAGGAAGGCGTGGAATTTGTGGAGTTTTTTGAAAACTTTTTAGTAAAGCCTGAGAAAGTGCCACTCAGAAAGGTATATACACCCTTCTATAAAGAATGGATAAAGGACTTGTACTTAGAGACGTGTGAAGTGCAAAGCTTTGAAGTGCCAGCCCTTGAGCTTCCCACCCTTGAAGATATAAAAAAGGAGCTTCCCATAAAACCCTTTGGAGCCTTTGACCCATCAGAGTGTGAAAAAAGGCTTGAAAGTTTTAACTTTGAAAGCTACGAAAGGCTCAGAAACTATCCTGCCCTTGATGGCACCTCCAAGCTCTCTCCTTGCATAAGGTTTGGTATACTCTCTTTAAGACATATATACAAAAAGGCAGAAGGTAGGAGCGAGCAGTTTATAAAGGAGCTTGCCTGGAGGGAGTTTTGGTACCACATAGCTCTACACTATCCAGAGGTAAGGAACTTAGAGTTTCAGGAAAAGAGAAGAAGCATAAGGTGGGAAAACAGGGAAAATTTCATAGAGGCTTTCTTTGAGGCAAAAACGGGCTACCCCTTTGTGGATGCGGGCATCTTGCAGCTAAAAACAGAAAAGTGGTTACACAACAGGATGAGGATGGTACTTGCCAGCTTTTTGACAAAAGTGCTACTGGTGGATTGGAGGATAGGAGAAGCCTTTTTCAAGGAGCACCTTTTAGACTATGATGAGATAGTAAATGCAGGAAACTGGCAGTGGTCTGCCAGCGTGGGAGCAGACCCTAAACCATTCAGGCTCTTTAACCCCATCCTGCAAGCCCAGAGGTATGATCCAGAGTGCAAATACATAAAAAGATACCTACCAGAGCTTTCTTCTTATCCTTGTGAAGAGCTTTTAGACCCTCTTAGGCATAGACTTACTTACCACAAACCTGCGGTAAATTATTATGAGAGAATAAATATGGCAAAAAGCCTTTATAGGAATTTTTAAAATGAACCAAAATTTAAAGAAGTGTATTGAACTATATGCGACAAGTGAAGTAGAGTTTTTTCAATTTCTCAATAGTTTGTCAAAGCCAGACATCCAAGCGGTGCTTATAGACCTGCTTACTGTGTACTTCAATGATAAGAATTCTTCTACTCTTCGTGAGCTTGTTTCTTTGTATATTGCAGGTTTTGAACCAAGCAAGAAAAAGTTAGGATATAAATTTCTTGCCTATATATATGAAAAGCTACATTGTGAAGTTAAGCCAGTAAATACGGATAGCATTAAAAGAAAGCTTAACAGACAGAAGAGTTTTAATGACTATACATTCTTGTAAGCGGTTTTGTTGAAGGTCAATTGATTTATCTGTTTTCCTTTGAATTTAGATATCTTGAGGGAAAACTTAAAGAACTACTTAAAAATAAATTTGGTGAGGATTTTGATAGTGAAGATTTTGAAAGGGAAAAAGGGAACCATCTGATGTCTGCTCGGTATAATATTTGTAAGGGATGACTGAGAAAATTATAAAGACTATCTCTATAAAGATATTGTGGAGGTGCTAAATGAAAGATATAAAAGAATTTCTTAATAAAGTAATATGTGGAGATGTTTTAAAAGTTTTAAAGGAAATACCTGCTGATAGCATTGATTTAGGCATAACATCTCCGCCCTACAATAAAAAGGAAAAGCATGGTGGCTGGCTTGTGCCAACTATGGAGTGGCTTACAAAAACAAAGTGGAATATATGGCAGGAGATAATTTGGAACAGGAAAATTGCGGGAAATATCAGAGGTTGGAGGTTTTGGCAAGTAGAAGAGAGAATTTACTGGCTTGTGAAGGGAAAACCCAAGCTCACTTCTATATGGGAGATGCGCCCATTTTGTGGAACTGGCACAACTTTCGTATCAGCTAAGCTTTTAGGAAAGCACTACATAGGCATTGATATCTCTCCAGACTATACTGCTTATGCGGAAAAAAGACTTATGGAAGCAGAAAAGGAAAAGTACAGGGTTTTGAAAGAAATAAGCCTTCATACTACAGAGCTTACTTTTGAGGAAAGGAAGAAAAGAGGAATGTGGAGCATAAAAATAAAACACGGGAGGTAGCTTTTGGATGCATCTCCTTATTACTTTTGAGGGTATAGACGGTTCTGGGAAAACTACGCAGGCAAATCTTCTTTATGAATACCTAAAAGGTAGAGGCTACAGCGTTTCCCTCTACAGGGATCCGGGTAGCACTCCTCTGGCGGAGAAGATAAGAGAGGTTATCCTCAGCTATCCGGCTGATCCAATAACCGAGCTTCTCCTTTTTGAAGCGGGGAGATCAAGTCTCGTATGGGAAAAAATACTCCCGGATATACACGCAGGCAGGGTGGTTATAGTAGACAGATTTATTGACTCAAGTATTGCGTATCAAGGTTACGGGAGAGAGATCAATCTTGGGACTGTGAATATACTCAATCACATATCAACCAGAGGCATAAAGCCTGATCTGACCTTTGTGTTGAACGTACCAATAGATGTAGCTCTTGGCAGAATAGAGGGTAAAAAAACAAAGTTTGAAAGTCCGGAGTTTCTCAGAAAGGTAAGGGACGCCTACATACTTCTTGCACATTCGGAAAAAAACAGGGAAATACACCTAATAGATGCAAATAGGGAAAAGGAGGAAGTGTTTAAGGACATTGTGGCTATAGTTGAGAGGAAATTGTAATGTTATCCTTTTAAAGTTCCAAACGGTTTAAGCCTTGCTACGAGTTTTGCTATGCCCAGATCATGCACCACCTTTACAACTTCAGTTACATCTTTGTAAGCTTGTGGTATCTCTTCCATAACCGTACCTTTCCCTCTTGCGACAACTACCAAACCGCTGAGTACCTTTTCTATACCTTCCTTCCTCACATACTCTTTGGCTTTTGTACGTGACATTAGCCTCCCAGCTCCATGACAGGCACTTCCAAAACTTATCTCCATACTTTTTAGTGTACCAACGAGGACAAAAGAGTACCTTCCAACATCCCCAGGGATCAGAACGGGTTGCCCTATCTTTCTGTATGCGGGTGGTACATCCTGATTGAAGGGTGGAAAGGCTCTCGTTGCACCCTTCCTGTGAATTAAAAGCTCTTTTTCCTCACCGTCAACGTTGTACCTTTCTATCTTACCTATGTTGTGTGCAAGGTCGTATACTACTCTGTAACCGAACTCTTCCCAAGATATACCCAGAAACTTCCTGATTGTATCAGCGGTAATAAATCCGAGTATTTGCCTATTGGCAAAGGCATAGTTAGCTGCGCTATTCATAGCTTTAAAGTAGTTTTGTCCCTCTTCCGACCTGAAAGGCATACACGCAAGTTGCATATCGGGTATGTCTATGCCATACTTCTCAAGAGCATCTTTGGCGATTTTGAGATAATCAACGCATATCTGATGTCCAAAACCCCTTGAACCTGAGTGTACCATTATGGTAACTTGCCCTTTGCGCAAACCCATACTTTCCGCAGTGCGTTCATCGTATATCTCGTCAACAATTTGTATCTCAACGAAGTGATTTCCAGAACCAACTGTACCAAGCTCCTGTGAACCTCTCTCGTAAGCAAAATTTGACACCTTATCCGGGTCTACGTCGGGAAGCGTTCCTGAACTTTCTATATGGAGCAGATCCTCTTCAAGCCCAAAACCGTGTTCCACAGCCCACCTTGCACCCTTTATAGCGACATCTTTAAGTTGCTCTCTTGAGAGCTTGAGTCTTCCAGTTGATCCTACACCTGCAGGTACTTTTTTGAGTATTTCATCCATAAGTTCTTTTCTCACGGATCGGATCCTTTCTTCGGTGAGGTGGGTTGCTATGAGCCTCACACCACAATTAATGTCATAACCTATAGATCCGGGACTTATTATGCCTTGATCGGTATTCACTCCCATCACACCACCTACCGGGAAGCCGTAACCTACATGAACGTCAGGCATTACGTATATAGCTTTTTCAACTCCAGGAAGAGTTGAAGCGTTAACAGCCTGTCTTATGGCATCTTCCTCAAGATGTTCAAAGAGCCTGTCGCTGAGATAAAAATATACTGGAACACGCTGACCTGCCACAGTATTCTCGCGCAATACGTAAACGTAATCTGATAAGCGGACAAGCTCATCTTTCAAGCCCATAATTTAAAAGTTATAGCCTTTTTGTTCTTCTTCAATATGCTAAGATCTTATCATGGTGAAAAGATTCCTTGTTTTTGCGCTCACCTTTTCTCTACTGCACGCTCAAACGGTCCTTGTCCCCATACCTGGACAGCCTCAACCCAAACCTCAGCCTCAGCAGTCGCAGGGAAGTGGAGGCTCGGATCTCGGTGCCTTTTTGGGTGGATTATTGGGTGTGGGTTTGCTATTCCTTTTGACAAAAGCGGTATTTTCAAAACCTTCAAAACCTCAAAAAATGGCTTTTGTTCCCTTTGAGTTTATAGCATTACATAAGGCGGAACTTCCAGAGGATCTAAAAGTGATAGATAGGGAGAGCTTTGAAGGTTATACGCTGTCGCTTATAAGGTGGGAGGAAGATAGCCAAAAACTTGAAGAGAAGACCAAAGGTAAGGTACTTTTACTTGAGCCAAACTATCTATACGAACTATACGGGAATGAGGGGGTTTTATCTAATGTAGAGAGTAAAGAGATAGCGTTTCCCTCAACCGTTGTTGCGCTGTTGGATACGGGAGTGGATGAGAACCTTTTGGGACACGCCATACTTTTTGTAAGAAATATAAGGAGGGATAGCTACAAATCGGAAAAGCATGGAACAGCTGTGGCTTATCTCGCACATGAGCAGAAGGGAGCAAAGTTAGCCATATACAGGGTATGTTCAGAAGGTGTGTGTGACGGCTGGAGTGTTGCGAAGGCTTTAATAGATGTTTTTAAAGAAGGAATAAAAATTGTAAATATGTCTTTCGGAACAGATAAAGAAGATAAGATAGTTGCCTTTATCATAAAGGGTATGTCGCTTAAGGGTTTTGTCTTTGTAGCGCCTGTAGGGAATAACTCATCCGATCAGCTTCCCTTTCCGGCAAGACTTGAAGAGGTAATATCTGTTGCGGGAAAACCCTGCTTTCCGGAAAGAATCTGTATTAGAGCAAAAGCAAAAGAGGAATACAAAGACTTACATACACCTGTGGGTAAGGTCACGGGAACTTCTTTTTCATCTGCGATACATGCAGGAAAAATGGTGTCTAACTAAAGCACATCGTAAAAACCCTTTTTCAGAAATTTGTAAACAAGCACTCCAGATACAATAGATAGACACGATACGATCACAGATATCAAAAAGACAGTCATATTCAAGTATCCTTGAAGTAAGGTGGTTTGCACATTCCTGAGTATGTAAAAGAGCGGATTAAATATAAGGAAAGGTCTTAGAACTTCTGGTACATAAGAAACAGGGTATATGATGGGTAAGGAGTAAAAGACAAAACTCAAAAGTGTTGAAACCACTTGGGAGATATCCCTCACATAAACGCACAGACTTCCCAAAAGGAGAGAGAGACCTACTACGAAAGATAGCTCCACAAATAGAGCCAAAAAGAG
The genomic region above belongs to Hydrogenobacter sp. and contains:
- a CDS encoding S8/S53 family peptidase, producing MVKRFLVFALTFSLLHAQTVLVPIPGQPQPKPQPQQSQGSGGSDLGAFLGGLLGVGLLFLLTKAVFSKPSKPQKMAFVPFEFIALHKAELPEDLKVIDRESFEGYTLSLIRWEEDSQKLEEKTKGKVLLLEPNYLYELYGNEGVLSNVESKEIAFPSTVVALLDTGVDENLLGHAILFVRNIRRDSYKSEKHGTAVAYLAHEQKGAKLAIYRVCSEGVCDGWSVAKALIDVFKEGIKIVNMSFGTDKEDKIVAFIIKGMSLKGFVFVAPVGNNSSDQLPFPARLEEVISVAGKPCFPERICIRAKAKEEYKDLHTPVGKVTGTSFSSAIHAGKMVSN
- a CDS encoding RtcB family protein is translated as MGLKDELVRLSDYVYVLRENTVAGQRVPVYFYLSDRLFEHLEEDAIRQAVNASTLPGVEKAIYVMPDVHVGYGFPVGGVMGVNTDQGIISPGSIGYDINCGVRLIATHLTEERIRSVRKELMDEILKKVPAGVGSTGRLKLSREQLKDVAIKGARWAVEHGFGLEEDLLHIESSGTLPDVDPDKVSNFAYERGSQELGTVGSGNHFVEIQIVDEIYDERTAESMGLRKGQVTIMVHSGSRGFGHQICVDYLKIAKDALEKYGIDIPDMQLACMPFRSEEGQNYFKAMNSAANYAFANRQILGFITADTIRKFLGISWEEFGYRVVYDLAHNIGKIERYNVDGEEKELLIHRKGATRAFPPFNQDVPPAYRKIGQPVLIPGDVGRYSFVLVGTLKSMEISFGSACHGAGRLMSRTKAKEYVRKEGIEKVLSGLVVVARGKGTVMEEIPQAYKDVTEVVKVVHDLGIAKLVARLKPFGTLKG